From Mumia sp. ZJ1417:
TCCCATCGCACCGGCACCGACCACTGCAACTGTGCTCATGATCCGAGGATAGAGGGACGGCCGCCTGTGCCGGTCGGGCGTCAGGGCGTACGACGGCGCAGCGTCGCCGAGCCGAGCAGCAGTGCGGCAACCACGAATCCGACCAGCACGAGCACGTCGACGGTGAGGTCGCTCGTCCAGTCGGCGTGCGCCGCGACCTGCGACGCCGCATCCACCGCGTACGTCAGCGGGGTCACGTACGAGACCCACTCCAGCACGTCGGGGAGCTGGTCGGTCGGCACCAGCAGCCCGCACACCAGCAGCTGCGGTAGCACGAACGCGGGCATGAACTGCACGGCCTGGAACTCCGTCGCTGCGAACGCCGAGACGGCCAGGCCCAGTGCCGTCCCCAGCAGGCCGGAGAGCACCGCGACCCCGACCAGCCGCCCCATGCCTCCGGCGACGTCGAGCCCGAGCAGCCACACCGAGAGCCCGGCGACCAGCGCGCCCTGCACCAGGGCGACCACCGCGAACGCCAAGGCGTACCCGACGAGGAAGTCGAGCTTGGCCATCGGCAGCGTGAACAGGCGCTCCAACGTGCCCGAGGTCCGCTCCCCCAGCGTCGTCACCGAGGTCACGAGGAACATCACGACGAAACCGAAGATCCCGAGCAGCTGCGGGCCGATCCCGTCGAACAGCGCCCCGGCGTCGGAGTAGACCCACCACAGCAGCGTCATGAGGACGCACGGAACCACCAGCATCAGCGCCATCGTGCGGCGGTCGTGGCGGAGCTGGGTGAGCACCCGCACGGTGACGGCAGCCGTGACGCGGCCGTTCATCGCGCCTCACCCCGCTTTCTCGGCGACGAGGGCGAGGAACGCCGCCTCGACGTCGGACGTGCCGGTACGCCGCAGCAGACCGGCCGGAGTGCCCTGGGCGAGCAAGGCCCCGTCGCGGAGCAGGAGCAGGCCGTCGCAGCGCTGCGCCTCGTCCATCACGTGGCTGGAGACGAGCAACGAGATGCCGTCGGCGGCGAGGCGCGCGAACAGGTCCCACAACCGCACGCGCAGCACGGGGTCGAGGCCCACCGTCGGCTCGTCGAGCACGAGCAGCCGCGGCGATCCGAGCAGTGCGGCCGCGAGCGAGACGCGACTGCGCTCGCCGCCGGACAGCCGGTCGACACGCGTGCTGGCGTACCGGGTCAGGTCGACTAGGTCGAGCACGCGGTCGACCTCGCCCGTACGGGCCCCCAGGACCCGCGCGAAGAAGCGCAGGTTGTCGGCGACCGTGATGCCTCCGTACACGCTCGGGCTCTGCGTCATGTAGCCGACGCGGTCGCGCAACGACGGGGACCCTGCAGGCTCGCCCAAGACGCGGACCTCGCCGCCGTCGACCGTCTGCACCCCCACCACGGATCGCATGAGTGTGGACTTGCCCGAGCCCGACGGCCCCAGCAGCCCCGTCACCGTCCCCACCGGCACCGTGCACGAAAGGTCAGCGAGGACCTCGCGACCCTGGCGGACGACGCGGAGGCCGTCGACCGTCACGGCGTCGTTCCGTCCGGCCGGCGACCGGTCCGTCATGTGGCGGCGGCCCCTTCGGACGAGCGCAGCGCCAGGTAGCCCTGCACTGTCGGTGCGACCACCTCGACGATCTCCTCGACCGGCATCGAGGCCAGCGGCTCGACCGCCAGCAGGTAGCGTGCCGTCAGCAGGCCCACCATCTGCGACACCAGCAGCGCGGACGTCAGCGGCGGGGCCTCCGGGCAGTGGCGCTCGACCAAGGCGGCGATCTGCCCCTTCAGGACGAAGTCA
This genomic window contains:
- a CDS encoding ABC transporter permease; protein product: MNGRVTAAVTVRVLTQLRHDRRTMALMLVVPCVLMTLLWWVYSDAGALFDGIGPQLLGIFGFVVMFLVTSVTTLGERTSGTLERLFTLPMAKLDFLVGYALAFAVVALVQGALVAGLSVWLLGLDVAGGMGRLVGVAVLSGLLGTALGLAVSAFAATEFQAVQFMPAFVLPQLLVCGLLVPTDQLPDVLEWVSYVTPLTYAVDAASQVAAHADWTSDLTVDVLVLVGFVVAALLLGSATLRRRTP
- a CDS encoding ABC transporter ATP-binding protein; its protein translation is MTDRSPAGRNDAVTVDGLRVVRQGREVLADLSCTVPVGTVTGLLGPSGSGKSTLMRSVVGVQTVDGGEVRVLGEPAGSPSLRDRVGYMTQSPSVYGGITVADNLRFFARVLGARTGEVDRVLDLVDLTRYASTRVDRLSGGERSRVSLAAALLGSPRLLVLDEPTVGLDPVLRVRLWDLFARLAADGISLLVSSHVMDEAQRCDGLLLLRDGALLAQGTPAGLLRRTGTSDVEAAFLALVAEKAG